In Dolichospermum sp. DET69, the genomic stretch TCTGCTTCTGGTCTTGGACCTACTAAATCGCCTAAAATATACAAAGCTTTTACACTATCACCCTGTCGCTTAATATCTGCTATTACGGCTTCATAAGCTGCTAAGTTAGCTTCAATTCCACTTAAAATCGCCCATGTATTCATATTTTTTTAAACGCAGAGGAACGGGTTCGCGAAACGTCTCGAAGAGAAGGAAAGCGCAAAGGTACGCAAAGGAAGAGGAGGAGAGAGAGATTACCTTGTGCAAACATGAGTCGGGTCATCTGCTCGTTCTGCATACTCCAACCCATGCGCTAAACGCCAAGCAAAAATTGGAGGTAAACCTTTTTCAATAATCGCCGTACAGGTTTTCTGGTAGTCGTAAGCCACTTCCCGTAGTTTGACTTCTTGAGTGTCTGTGTCGTAAATTACATAAGTAGCATTCGGTCGTCCATGTCGGGGTTCTCCCACTGAACCTACATTCACAATCCGTTTGAGAGGAGATGTAAAGCTGATTTCTTGTGCTTTTTCTCCTCTGCCAACACTAACTTGTAACTGACCAGCATCCAGAGTCCGGGCGTAAGGCACATGAGTGTGTCCACAAAATAGTACATCTGAATCTGTAGAAATTACTCGCTCTAGTGCCACAAAAGCGTCGAGTTGAGGTAGTAAATATTCATGGTTGCTATGAGGACTACCGTGAACAAAAGCTAAATTTCCTTCTTTGAGACTGTAGGGTAACTTGGTTAAGAATTCACGGTTTTCTGAGCTAATTTCCTTATTAGTCCACTCGTGAGCTTGTATTCCTCTTTTTTCTGCCAATAATGAGGGATAACTGCAATCGCAAGCGTTCAAACCTTCTACAATATCTTCATCCCAACAGCCAACGCAGGTAGGAATATCTAAAGAACGAATTTGAGCAACAACTGCATTGG encodes the following:
- a CDS encoding metallophosphoesterase family protein; protein product: MKIAVISCIHGNYEALDAVLLDIDQQKAEKIFCVGDLVGYGPHPNAVVAQIRSLDIPTCVGCWDEDIVEGLNACDCSYPSLLAEKRGIQAHEWTNKEISSENREFLTKLPYSLKEGNLAFVHGSPHSNHEYLLPQLDAFVALERVISTDSDVLFCGHTHVPYARTLDAGQLQVSVGRGEKAQEISFTSPLKRIVNVGSVGEPRHGRPNATYVIYDTDTQEVKLREVAYDYQKTCTAIIEKGLPPIFAWRLAHGLEYAERADDPTHVCTR